The Neodiprion virginianus isolate iyNeoVirg1 chromosome 5, iyNeoVirg1.1, whole genome shotgun sequence genome contains a region encoding:
- the LOC124304761 gene encoding uncharacterized protein LOC124304761, with translation MAAESYTERIQLENLLENGSNRVKWCNLEVAFKSRIQSGMIVNFKHVDTKAFMEESQTLFEKQIESALKEKNALKVNTVLTAKYFVSKNDEMTLEDKYFNTKNSEILRTTDLKDWFLRNVVDPTLKKMEEFEEQGSGWAFSSIDNLRININKYNPMRVGSYIELPSAIKNKTACVNVQNTDNECFKWAVLSALHPCRNAQRVDNYKPYERELNFDGIEFPVLPIQIPDFEKQNNISINLFDLQKKNGKFTALPHHKTTLKKEKHVNLLMIQNYYFDEGSEVEQDGKSDEEVEIRYHYVWIKNLSRLIFDVSKEKIKKYICDRCLCYFRTKEKLIQHEPVCGNLDEGKVVLPKPGSNTLMFEKLKNKYKVPFIVYADFECLLKPVPQVQSTSKTKLIHNHEPFDVGFYFKCNYDDERSFYRSYRNSDHQDSKPAEWFVKQLEQLVEKIKPVFRYPIRINELTADQKAEFNNSSTCHICEREIRWEEKVKDHCHLTGNYLGPADKDCNLNRQDSRTVPIVFHNLSGYDAHFLIKDISRGFEGRISLLPLTKERYISFTKHIEGRDKINLRFIDSFRFMNLSLEELASNLQEFKIVKSEFSPITDEKLKLLTRKGVFPYEYLDALEKLDEPELPPKEKFYSVLNSSDVSDEDYKHAETVWKEFDIKTLGEYSDLYLKTDVLLLADVFENFRHSCLEAYGLDPAHYYTAPGLTWDAMLKYTKIELPLMTDIDMVTFIEKGIRGGVSQCSNRYAKANNKYMPDYNPDEVSKYLMYYDINNLYGWAMMQPLPEGGFEWVSDPSDLNFQNVADDSSVGYILEVDLEYPEDIHDKHRDLPLCPEHREPPGSKQSKLLTTLYDKTRYILHYRNLQQALRNGLRLTNIHRVLKFDQSPWLRKYIELNSEKRMNARNKFEEEFYKLMNNAIAGKTMENVRKRVDVKLVTKWEGRYGAEALIAKPNFRSVSVFDDDLPVVFYHLLYMIYQ, from the exons ATGGCTGCTGAAAGTTATACTGAAAGAA TACAACTGGAGAATTTACTGGAAAACGGTAGTAATAGAGTCAAGTGGTGTAATTTAGAGGTAGCTTTTAAGAGTCGCATACAATCAGGAATGATAGTGAACTTCAAACACGTGGATACGAAAGCTTTTATGGAAGAATCACAGACACTTTTTGAAAAGCAGATTGAATCCGcattgaaagaaaagaatgcTTTGAAAGTAAACACTGTTTTGACTGccaaatattttgtttcgaaaaacGATGAGATGACTCTTgaagataaatattttaacacaAAGAATTCAGAGATTCTACGAACGACCGATCTGAAAGATTGGTTTTTAAGAAATGTAGTCGATCCTACCCTCAAAAAAATGGAAGAGTTTGAAGAACAGGGCTCAGGTTGGGCCTTCAGTTCGATTGATAACTTAAGAATTAACATCAACAAGTACAATCCTATGCGAGTTGGCTCATATATTGAATTACCCTCAGCTATCAAGAATAAAACAGCTTGCGTCAATGTGCAGAACACGGACAACGAATGTTTCAAATGGGCCGTGTTGTCTGCCCTACATCCGTGTCGTAATGCGCAGCGAGTTGATAACTACAAACCATACGAACGTGAATTGAACTTCGATGGAATTGAATTCCCCGTACTACCGATACAGATTCCGGATTTTGAGAAACAGAATAATATTTCTATTAACCTCTTTGATCTGCAAAAGAAGAACGGAAAGTTCACAGCACTTCCTCACCACAAAACTActctgaagaaagaaaaacatgtAAATTTACTTATGatacaaaattattacttCGATGAAGGATCGGAAGTAGAGCAAGATGGGAAAAGCGATGAGGAGGTGGAAATCCGATATCATTATGTTTGGATCAAAAATCTGTCGCGATTGATCTTCGACGTTtcaaaagagaaaataaaaaaatacatatgtgATCGGTGTCTGTGCTACTTTCgaacaaaagaaaagttgATTCAACATGAACCAGTTTGTGGAAATTTGGATGAGGGCAAGGTCGTGCTGCCTAAACCGGGAAGCAATACTCTCATGTTtgagaaattaaagaataagTACAAGGTGCCGTTTATTGTTTATGCTGATTTCGAATGCCTTCTGAAGCCAGTTCCACAAGTTCAAAGTACTTCCAAAACCAAATTGATACACAATCATGAACCATTTGACGTAGGATTCTACTTCAAGTGCAATTATGACGACGAACGATCCTTTTACCGTAGCTATCGAAATAGTGATCATCAAGATTCGAAGCCTGCCGAATGGTTTGTGAAACAGCTTGAACAGTTGGTTGAAAAGATTAAGCCAGTGTTCCGGTATCCGATACGAATAAATGAACTGACCGCAGACCAGAAAGCGGAATTTAACAACTCATCAACTTGCCACATTTGCGAAAGAGAAATCCGGTGGGAGGAAAAAGTGAAGGACCACTGCCATCTCACGGGAAATTATCTAGGCCCGGCAGACAAAGATTGCAACCTAAACAGACAGGATTCCCGTACGGTGCCAATCGTCTTCCACAACCTGAGTGGATACGACGCTCATTTCCTCATCAAAGACATTTCCAGGGGTTTTGAAGGTCGTATAAGTCTTTTGCCGCTGACCAAAGAACGGTACATATCATTTACAAAACATATCGAAGGCAGAGATAAAATAAACCTTCGATTCATCGACTCTTTCCGATTTATGAACCTTTCGTTGGAGGAACTGGCGTCGAATCTTCAAGAGTTCAAAATAGTGAAAAGCGAATTTTCTCCTATCACAGACGAGAAACTGAAGCTTCTGACACGAAAAGGCGTATTTCCCTACGAATATCTCGACGCGTTGGAAAAGCTTGACGAACCCGAGCTACCACCGAAGGAGAAATTTTACAGCGTTTTGAACAGTAGCGACGTCTCTGACGAAGATTACAAGCATGCGGAAACAGTCTGGAAAGAATTTGACATCAAAACATTGGGTGAATACTCCGACCTATACCTAAAAACGGACGTTCTACTCTTGGCGGatgtctttgaaaatttccgaCACAGTTGTCTCGAGGCCTACGGTCTCGATCCAGCTCACTATTACACAGCTCCAGGCCTAACGTGGGACGCGATGCTTAAATATACCAAGATTGAATTGCCCTTGATGACCGATATAGATATGGTAACGTTTATTGAAAAAGGTATCAGGGGTGGCGTGAGTCAGTGTTCCAATCGATATGCCAAAGCCAACAACAAATACATGCCGGACTACAACCCGGACGAAGTTTCGAAATATCTCATGTACTACGACATCAATAATCTTTACGGCTGGGCGATGATGCAGCCGCTCCCCGAAGGTGGCTTTGAATGGGTGTCCGACCCCAGCGATTTAAATTTCCAGAACGTAGCCGATGACTCGTCGGTTGGATACATACTGGAAGTCGACTTGGAGTACCCCGAAGATATTCACGACAAACACCGTGACCTACCTCTGTGTCCGGAGCACAGGGAGCCTCCTGGCTCGAAGCAATCCAAGTTATTGACAACCTTGTACGACAAGACTCGGTACATTTTGCATTATCGAAATTTGCAGCAAGCTTTACGAAATGGTCTTCGACTCACCAATATTCACAGAGTATTGAAATTCGATCAATCGCCTTGGTTAAGAAAATACATAGAGTTGAATAGCGAAAAACGTATGAACGCTAGAAATAAGTttgaggaagagttttacaaactcatgaataatGCGATTGCCGGTAAGACCATGGAAAATGTAAGAAAACGAGTGGACGTTAAACTTGTAACAAAGTGGGAAGGGAGATACGGGGCGGAAGCTCTCATCGCAAAACCCAATTTTCGCAGTGTTTCTGTGTTTGACGACGATCTT CCGGTCGTATTCTATCATCTACTGTATATGATATATCAATAA
- the LOC124305314 gene encoding uncharacterized protein LOC124305314 isoform X8: MGANLTKQSRREATQRDVERERRQRMEAEARVREATAEAERARTRVHHLQRELVRMEESARGILQQKQRAEQLKQEKTALTLSYEARVHQYQAQISKLQLESESLRGQLRGLEAACAGEVHAALVARLANLETEHAALARDADAQRRQYERCLDDVANQVVRALLSQKGLREEIGALQRRIRELEAQNRALSGLLAQATSPGSPTDLIHGILEAGPAALVAALSLDAAWVPLTRPRSLNLQIPVMATAKCRRARPLGQKPSEEEGSESPESGNRDEGYSTMSSDVQGEGTRQEPARGLEDLKEATDETEADVSPDARLVTLDAGDPDVLFLPLNLTVGINPRHSYPPTKDLLPYQHVMRSFSDSHLCLKLTTTASLSPYNIASPSGSSVLLVEEEGWDAEYVQQWLRLDDTRSAQQHRDLLELEYDRAELEDWSFSLSTEDLAQGESTWKEPAITPALPAIKEQNPLELEEDANECLWNGASYLADRAGGELVALLMDARTSGPWPYASSPGASWSSEEGGPENSSKRSSAALSGCSDDPDSPSVGTDFTRDFYRLVKFESTKSLASTSSRGGKPPEREQALQNVLSFIAEQQMYLAELPHYYHDAANCNETPNPNEVQAAIAACAVSQNERVYETAESGSGDKENGGHENSVEMEPGDDILEQILVPSLAPDERIISTVSCNGGISYTTVAPSELGAVPEEDEEAATSSTPSTVVSPARGPLLVEGRDRTLSFHERATSKDVIDELNRMIRKGEDHPASQDAAQTVLEKLDLACCCPTGWVHVERDIDFTDPKARANLLDVMLASSESSSATSSSGSAGSDSGDEPPDYRHLHRLHRYRRQKKASAAQAQRVLRIPSAWGASARPSIIGRDDFFVRYGDKEREAVATFDFLNDICTLSSPSDSNGGSLIDIAESPGCCNADCKEDLMKLSPL; the protein is encoded by the exons GCTCGAGTGCACCAGTACCAAGCCCAGATATCGAAACTCCAGCTCGAGAGTGAGTCTCTTCGAGGTCAACTTCGGGGTCTGGAGGCTGCTTGCGCCGGTGAAGTCCACGCCGCCTTGGTAGCCAGGCTGGCCAACCTCGAGACCGAGCACGCGGCTCTGGCGCGGGACGCCGACGCTCAACGTCGACAGTACGAACGGTGTCTGGATGACGTCGCCAACCAGGTCGTCCGCGCCCTGCTCTCCCAAAAG GGTCTGAGGGAGGAAATCGGGGCTCTTCAAAGGCGCATCCGCGAACTCGAAGCCCAGAATCGGGCGCTCTCTGGACTCCTGGCTCAAGCCACAAGTCCCGGAAGTCCCACCGATCTCATTCACGGAATTCTTGAGGCTGGACCCGCCGCTCTGGTCGCTGCCCTGAGCCTCGACGCCGCTTGGGTTCCGCTTACGCGACCGAGGTCCTTGAACCTTCAGATCCCCGTCATGGCCACCGCCAAATGTCGCAGGGCCAGGCCTCTGG GTCAAAAACCCTCGGAAGAAGAGGGCAGCGAGAGTCCGGAGAGTGGGAACAGGGACGAGGGTTACTCGACGATGTCGAGCGACGTTCAGGGCGAAGGAACCCGACAAGAACCGGCGAGAGGGTTGGAGGACCTGAAGGAAGCCACGGACGAAACGGAAGCCGACGTCTCACCCGACGCTCGTCTCGTGACCCTCGACGCCGGGGATCCGGATGTACTTTTTTTACCCTTAAATCTAACCGTAGGAATTAACCCAAGGCACAGCTATCCACCAACCAAAGATCTACTACCCTATCAGCACGTGATGCGGAGCTTTTCCGACAGTCATCTTTGCCTGAAACTTACCACCACCGCCAGCCTTTCTCCCTACAATATAGCAAGTCCGTCTGGTTCGTCCGTTCTTCTCGTAGAAGAAGAGGGTTGGGATGCGGAATACGTCCAGCAGTGGCTGAG GTTGGACGACACCAGAAGTGCCCAGCAGCACCGCGATCTCCTAGAGCTGGAATACGACCGAGCTGAACTTGAGGATTGGAGTTTTTCCTTGTCGACGGAGGACCTTGCCCAGGGTGAATCGACGTGGAAGGAACCAGCGATCACTCCCGCTTTGCCGGCGATAAAGGAGCAGAATCCTCTGGAGCTCGAGGAGGACGCGAACGAGTGTTTGTGGAACGGAGCAAGCTACCTGGCGGACCGAGCGGGCGGTGAATTG GTGGCTCTGCTCATGGATGCGAGAACCAGCGGACCATGGCCTTACGCGTCGAGTCCCGGAGCTTCTTGGAGCAGCGAAGAAGGCGGTCCGGAAAACTCCAGCAAAAGATCTTCCGCGGCTCTTTCCGGCTGCAGCGACGATCCGGACTCTCCGTCGGTCGGAACCGACTTCACCCGGGATTTTTACAGACTGGTTAAATTCGAGAGCACTAAAAGCCTCGCGAGTACCTCTTCGAGGGGGGGAAAACCTCCGGAAAGGGAACAGGCCCTCCAGAACGTTCTATCGTTCATCGCCGAGCAACAGATGTACCTGGCGGAATTACCGCATTATTATCACGACGCTGCTAACTGCAACGAAACCCCGAATCCAAACGAAG TTCAAGCAGCGATCGCAGCTTGCGCCGTAAGTCAGAACGAGCGAGTTTACGAAACAGCCGAGTCGGGCTCGGGTGACAAGGAAAACGGCGGTCATGAAAATTCCGTGGAAATGGAGCCAGGCGATGATATTCTCGAGCAGATATTGGTCCCGTCTTTGGCGCCCGATGAAAGGATCATCAGTACCGTTTCCTGCAACGGTGGAATTTCCTACACAACCGTAGCTCCCTCCGAACTCGGCGCCGTTCCCGAAGAGGACGAGGAAGCGGCCACCTCCTCAACCCCCAGTACCGTC GTGAGTCCAGCCCGAGGTCCGCTTCTGGTCGAGGGTCGAGATCGTACGTTGAGTTTCCACGAGCGGGCAACGTCGAAGGACGTGATAGACGAGCTGAACAGGATGATACGGAAGGGCGAGGACCATCCGGCGTCTCAGGACGCGGCTCAGACCGTCCTCGAGAAGCTTGATCTCGCCTGCTGTTGTCCAACGGGTTGGGTCCACGTGGAAAGAGACATAGACTTCACGGATCCGAAG GCCAGGGCGAATCTGCTCGACGTTATGTTGGCAAGCAGCGAAAGTTCATCGGCGACATCCAGCAGCGGATCAGCCGGAAGTGATTCCGGCGACGAGCCACCCGATTATCGTCATCTTCACAGGCTCCATCGGTACCGACGTCAAAAGAAAG CCTCCGCGGCCCAGGCCCAACGAGTCCTCCGCATCCCGTCGGCTTGGGGCGCATCGGCGAGACCCTCGATCATCGGACGGGACGACTTCTTCGTGAGGTACGGCGACAAGGAACGCGAGGCGGTAGCGACCTTTGATTTTCTCAACGACATCTGCACCCTCTCATCGCCGAGCGACTCGAACGGCGGCAGTCTTATCGACATCGCCGAATCTCCGGGATGCTGCAACGCCGACTGCAAGGAGGACCTGATGAAGCTTTCGCCATTGtaa